A segment of the Thermodesulfobacteriota bacterium genome:
CCAACGTGGGTACTTCATGGAGTTATATCGGTTCGAGCGATATAAAGAAAGTGACATTCATTATAATTTTGTTCAAGACAACCTTTCGTATTCTAGTCAAAACACTTTGAGGGGATTGCATTATCAGCATCCCCACCCACAGGCTAAACTTGTTTATGTAATAAGGGGAAAAGTATTTGATGTGGCCGTTGATATCCGCCGGGGTTCACCGACGTTTGGGCAATGGGAAGGTGTGATTTTATCAGGTGAGAATCATCGCCAACTCTTCATCCCAGAAGGCTTTGCTCATGGTTTTTGTGTTTTAAGTGAATATGCTATTTTCGGTTACAAGTGCAGTGATATTTATACACCAGAAGCTGAAGGTGGAATTGCCTGGAATGACCCGCAAATTGGAATAAAATGGCCGCTGAAAAACCCATTGCTTTCAGAAAACGACAAGA
Coding sequences within it:
- the rfbC gene encoding dTDP-4-dehydrorhamnose 3,5-epimerase, giving the protein MKIIQTKLEGVEIIEPHVFSDQRGYFMELYRFERYKESDIHYNFVQDNLSYSSQNTLRGLHYQHPHPQAKLVYVIRGKVFDVAVDIRRGSPTFGQWEGVILSGENHRQLFIPEGFAHGFCVLSEYAIFGYKCSDIYTPEAEGGIAWNDPQIGIKWPLKNPLLSENDKKHPCLEDLSAQKHPHLNTTAL